The Myxococcales bacterium nucleotide sequence TTGGGTCTCAAGCCTGACTATAGCTTCGATTATCGGGACCCTCAAATGCTCAAGAACTTCCTGACCGAACGCGGACGAATTTTGCCAAGGCGCCTGACGGGTCTCACCGCAAAGCAACAGCGCCAGCTCACGCGCTGCATCAAGCGCTCGCGGCAACTCGCCCTTTTGCCTTACGTCGGCAACGCATAAGTATAGGCTCGCGTCTGTCACATCGGGTGATCGGCGTTACGGGCCTGCCGCGCCGAGCCTGCATAGCCCGGGGCAAACTGCCTGTT carries:
- a CDS encoding 30S ribosomal protein S18: MSHDSENIPSFADFDNGSKGFLARGAIKKVAGRLGLKPDYSFDYRDPQMLKNFLTERGRILPRRLTGLTAKQQRQLTRCIKRSRQLALLPYVGNA